The following are encoded in a window of Thamnophis elegans isolate rThaEle1 chromosome 14, rThaEle1.pri, whole genome shotgun sequence genomic DNA:
- the LOC116517561 gene encoding C-factor-like, whose translation MAKSMDFCVFSVLVTGSDRGIGLGLVKRFLELPSPPKWVFATTLDLQGEGTKEVKEMACRYPNLVLLQLDVTILESIQAVLKEVERCVGDGGLTLLINNAGRWFFENLEKENAKDMQTLYSINTIGPLQMSQAFLPLLKKAARNSPMQGLNTSKAAIINISSSLGSMEVMLIWEKAQVVSYRCSKAALNMLTKCQSLEYSKSGILTVAIHPGLVNTANNRYPEITVEESTKGIVTVLSTLSEKDNGTFLDWLGHCVPW comes from the exons ATGGCAAAGTCAATGGATTTCTGCGTTTTCAGCGTTCTGGTGACAGGATCCGACCGGGGGATCGGCCTGGGTCTGGTGAAGAGGTTTCTGGAGCTGCCTTCTCCACCCAAATGGGTCTTCGCTACAACTCTTGACCTGCAGGGAGAAGGAACCAAG GAGGTAAAAGAGATGGCATGCAGATATCCAAACTTGGTGTTATTGCAACTAG ATGTCACTATTCTTGAGAGCATCCAGGCAGTTTTAAAAGAAGTAGAAAGGTGTGTTGGAGATGGTGGGCTGACCCTCCTCATCAACAATGCTGGCCGTTGGTTCTTTGAAAATCTAGAAAAAGAGAATGCCAAGGATATGCAGACTTTATATTCGATCAACACCATTGGACCACTGCAAATGAGTCAG GCCTTTCTACCCCTGTTGAAGAAGGCAGCCCGGAATAGTCCAATGCAAGGGCTGAACACCAGCAAGGCGGCCATTATCAATATTTCCAGTTCCCTTGGCTCAATGGAGGTTATGCTTATTTGGGAGAAAGCACAAGTAGTTTCGTACCGTTGCAGTAAG GCTGCTTTAAACATGCTCACCAAGTGCCAGTCACTTGAGTATTCAAAGAGTGGGATTCTGACGGTAGCCATCCATCCTGGTTTGGTAAATACAGCTAACAACCGTTAC CCGGAGATCACTGTGGAAGAGAGCACAAAAGGCATCGTGACTGTCCTATCCACGCTTTCCGAGAAGGATAATGGGACCTTTCTGGATTGGTTGGGTCATTGTGTTCCCTGGTGA